A single Candidatus Dadabacteria bacterium DNA region contains:
- the purD gene encoding phosphoribosylamine--glycine ligase yields MKVLVVGGGGREHALCWKISQSPLVEKTYCAPGNAGISRHAECVAIGVGDFDSLAQFVKKESVDLTVVGPEQPLCEGITDFFEKEGLLVFGPSKAAAELEGSKSFSKNLMKKYGIPTGEYSVFTDIGQAIAKVRESEPPFVVKADGLAAGKGVIICASQVEGEDALRSMMERAAFGEAGTKVVIEEFLAGEEASFFAFTDGETVLPLEPSQDHKPIFDGDKGPNTGGMGAYTPAPVVTDQLRQRIIDEVMVPTVQAMKSEGRTYRGILYAGLMIKDDDLKVLEFNCRFGDPEAQPLLMRMGSDIVPILYSIARGEMKADPIEWKDGFCVCVVMASRGYPGSYDKGVELKKLKDFKDTSETVIFHAGTAFSGDKLVTSGGRVLGVTSFGSTIEESIQSAYETVNFVSDENLVYRTDIGKKALLRIANQKLNHKIQKILDKCSKGKYIFRGEKECYDKVSSNLYRYYSELYKTRGQPLDNNFPVSKLEKEIVDRAKRHIRLDAPNIEVLTQLQHHGGKTTLIDFTKNIYVALFFACNGSFDKDGRIVLLSTSGIPEQTDIDYEKENEYTIVRPTSKNPRVVFQNSIFLHVTKGFMETGKYEIFKVEKDLKKEFLDYLRQYFGIESESIYNDIQGFIENQENYPDAEAEFYLGVMRHDEDLFGKAVTHYNEAVRLKPQFAEAYFNRAVAKADLKEVEEAIRDYDQAIELRPEFVKAYVNRGNMKTQLGKFEEAVEDLDQALKLSSEHVEAYTNRGYTKTLLGRLEEAIKDYNQAIELKPDNETYTNRGSAKVASGCPEEGIKDFDKAIELNPKSARAYYNRGLARLSMGNPEEAIRDFDKSIELDPKHMETYINRGSMKVVLGNYEEAIKDFDKAVELSPLRAGGYFNRGNVKVRLGNYEEAIKDFDKSIELEPLSAEAYYSRGKVRTHLGYEKEAGKDFDKAKKLDPEKYS; encoded by the coding sequence GTGCTCCCGGAAACGCCGGGATAAGCCGCCATGCCGAGTGTGTGGCTATCGGCGTCGGAGATTTTGATTCGCTTGCGCAGTTCGTCAAGAAAGAGTCGGTGGATCTTACGGTTGTCGGTCCCGAACAGCCTCTTTGCGAAGGAATAACAGATTTTTTTGAAAAAGAGGGTCTTTTGGTCTTTGGTCCCTCTAAAGCCGCGGCGGAGCTTGAAGGAAGCAAGAGTTTCTCAAAAAACCTGATGAAGAAATACGGAATTCCAACCGGAGAATATTCCGTGTTCACCGATATCGGACAGGCGATTGCCAAGGTAAGGGAAAGCGAGCCTCCTTTTGTGGTGAAGGCAGACGGTCTCGCGGCCGGCAAAGGCGTTATCATATGCGCTTCTCAAGTGGAGGGCGAGGATGCGCTTCGTTCAATGATGGAGCGTGCAGCGTTCGGCGAGGCAGGGACTAAGGTCGTGATAGAGGAATTTCTTGCGGGCGAGGAGGCTTCTTTTTTCGCCTTTACCGACGGGGAAACCGTACTTCCTCTGGAGCCTTCTCAAGACCATAAGCCAATTTTTGACGGAGACAAGGGGCCGAATACAGGAGGCATGGGGGCTTACACTCCTGCCCCCGTGGTTACCGACCAGCTTAGGCAGAGAATAATTGACGAAGTCATGGTTCCAACCGTCCAAGCGATGAAATCCGAGGGGAGAACTTACAGGGGAATTCTCTACGCTGGACTGATGATAAAGGACGATGACCTCAAGGTGCTTGAATTCAACTGCCGCTTCGGTGACCCCGAAGCCCAGCCTCTTCTTATGAGAATGGGATCGGACATCGTTCCTATTCTTTATTCAATAGCCCGTGGCGAGATGAAAGCGGATCCCATAGAATGGAAAGACGGCTTCTGTGTGTGCGTAGTCATGGCTTCAAGGGGCTATCCCGGAAGTTATGATAAGGGGGTTGAACTTAAAAAACTAAAGGATTTTAAAGACACTAGCGAGACAGTAATTTTTCATGCCGGAACTGCTTTTTCTGGAGATAAACTCGTTACAAGCGGCGGAAGGGTTCTCGGAGTCACTTCTTTCGGTAGTACTATAGAGGAATCCATACAGAGTGCTTATGAGACCGTCAATTTCGTTTCCGATGAAAATCTGGTTTACAGAACGGATATAGGAAAGAAAGCGCTTTTGCGCATTGCAAACCAGAAACTTAATCACAAAATACAGAAGATTTTAGATAAATGTAGCAAAGGAAAATATATTTTTCGCGGCGAAAAAGAGTGTTATGACAAAGTATCTTCAAACTTATACAGATATTATAGCGAATTGTATAAAACTAGAGGGCAGCCCCTTGATAATAATTTTCCTGTCTCAAAATTAGAAAAAGAGATTGTTGACAGAGCAAAAAGGCACATTCGTCTTGACGCTCCAAATATTGAGGTTCTGACACAATTACAACATCATGGTGGGAAAACCACCTTGATCGACTTTACTAAGAATATCTATGTTGCTTTGTTTTTTGCCTGTAATGGAAGTTTTGATAAAGACGGCAGGATAGTCTTACTCAGTACATCCGGAATACCAGAACAAACCGATATTGATTATGAAAAGGAGAATGAATACACGATAGTTCGTCCCACAAGTAAAAACCCGCGAGTTGTTTTCCAAAATAGCATATTTCTTCACGTCACTAAGGGGTTTATGGAAACAGGCAAATATGAAATCTTTAAAGTTGAAAAAGATTTAAAAAAAGAATTCCTAGATTATTTACGTCAATACTTTGGTATAGAAAGCGAAAGTATCTACAATGACATACAGGGCTTTATTGAGAATCAGGAGAATTACCCGGATGCGGAAGCAGAATTTTATCTAGGAGTAATGCGCCATGATGAAGATTTATTTGGTAAAGCCGTAACACATTACAACGAAGCCGTAAGATTAAAACCTCAATTCGCCGAAGCGTATTTCAACCGCGCAGTTGCAAAGGCTGATCTGAAAGAAGTAGAAGAAGCTATTAGGGATTATGACCAAGCTATAGAATTGAGGCCTGAATTTGTTAAGGCATATGTTAACAGAGGTAATATGAAGACTCAATTGGGTAAATTTGAGGAAGCTGTTGAAGATCTTGATCAAGCATTAAAACTAAGCTCCGAACATGTCGAAGCGTATACAAACCGCGGTTACACGAAAACCCTCTTGGGCAGGCTGGAAGAAGCTATTAAAGATTACAACCAAGCTATAGAATTAAAGCCTGATAACGAGACATATACTAATCGAGGTTCTGCAAAAGTTGCTTCGGGGTGCCCAGAAGAAGGTATAAAAGATTTCGACAAAGCTATAGAACTGAATCCCAAATCCGCCAGAGCATATTATAATCGAGGGCTTGCCAGACTTTCCATGGGTAATCCGGAAGAAGCCATAAGAGATTTTGACAAATCTATAGAATTAGATCCTAAACATATGGAAACATACATCAATCGAGGCTCCATGAAAGTCGTTTTGGGCAATTATGAGGAAGCTATAAAAGATTTTGACAAGGCTGTAGAGCTAAGTCCCCTACGCGCTGGAGGATATTTCAACCGAGGCAATGTTAAAGTCCGCTTGGGCAACTATGAGGAAGCTATAAAAGATTTTGACAAATCTATAGAATTAGAACCCTTATCTGCGGAAGCATATTACAGTCGAGGCAAGGTCAGAACTCACTTGGGCTATGAGAAAGAAGCTGGAAAAGATTTCGATAAAGCAAAAAAGTTAGATCCTGAGAAGTATTCATAA
- a CDS encoding 30S ribosomal protein S12 — translation MPTISQLLNKGRETVKKKSKARALQRCPQRRGVCVRVYTTTPKKPNSALRKVARIRLTNGIEVTGYIPGEGHTLQEHSVVLVRGGRVKDLPGVRYHIVRGTLDSTGVENRRNGRSKYGAKKPK, via the coding sequence ATGCCTACGATAAGCCAGTTGCTTAACAAGGGAAGAGAGACGGTTAAGAAGAAAAGCAAGGCCAGAGCTCTTCAGAGATGTCCCCAGCGAAGGGGGGTTTGCGTGAGGGTTTACACCACCACTCCAAAAAAGCCTAACTCCGCGCTTAGGAAGGTCGCTAGGATAAGGCTTACAAACGGCATAGAGGTCACAGGATACATACCCGGAGAAGGACACACGCTGCAGGAGCACTCCGTTGTGCTAGTCAGGGGGGGCAGGGTGAAAGATCTTCCCGGAGTTAGATACCACATAGTCAGGGGAACTCTTGACTCAACTGGAGTTGAAAACAGAAGAAACGGGAGATCCAAATACGGAGCCAAAAAGCCTAAGTAA
- the rpsG gene encoding 30S ribosomal protein S7: MPRKGRVARKKLAPDSRTGDPIVAKFINSLMYDGKKSKAEKIFYDSLDKISEKTGKDPLEVFHDALDRVKPSVEVRSRRVGGANYQVPMEVSSFRRQSLGIRWLINSSRSRSEKSMVDKLSSEIIDAHNNRGNAVKKKEDIHRMAEANRAFAHYRW; the protein is encoded by the coding sequence ATGCCGAGAAAAGGTAGGGTAGCAAGAAAAAAACTGGCTCCGGATTCCAGAACTGGAGATCCGATAGTCGCCAAGTTTATAAACAGCCTGATGTACGACGGCAAGAAGAGCAAGGCGGAAAAAATCTTCTACGATTCTCTTGACAAGATAAGCGAAAAAACCGGAAAGGACCCGCTTGAAGTGTTTCACGATGCTCTTGACAGGGTGAAGCCCTCGGTCGAGGTAAGGTCAAGACGCGTCGGCGGAGCTAACTATCAGGTTCCCATGGAAGTGAGTTCCTTCAGAAGGCAGTCCCTTGGGATCAGATGGCTCATAAATTCCTCCCGCTCAAGATCAGAAAAATCGATGGTAGACAAGCTTTCTTCGGAAATAATTGACGCCCATAACAACAGGGGCAATGCCGTGAAGAAGAAAGAGGATATTCACAGAATGGCCGAGGCCAACAGGGCCTTTGCCCACTACAGGTGGTAA
- the fusA gene encoding elongation factor G, producing MSEQIFPIDRVRNIGIVAHIDAGKTTTTERILFYTGITYKIGEVHEGAATMDWMEQERERGITITSATTTCFWKDCRINIIDTPGHVDFTIEVERSLKVLDGAVVVFDCVGGVEPQTETVWGQADRYSVPRMCFVNKMDRVGADFYKVVDQIVERLNANPVCLQIPWFDGDDFTGIVDLIRMKMAVWDGESLGAKFEFIDIPEDTKEQAAEYREKLIEALSDNDEEIMELYLDGEDVPEEMIRKSIRRQTIDATIVPVMLGSAFKNKGVQLLLDAVVEYMPAPVDLPPVKGIHPKTDEEVERNPDKEEPFSALAFKIMSDPFVGQLTYLRVYSGKLKSGTIVYNSSNLKNEKIGRLLRMHAEKREDIKEVEAGGIAAAVGLKNTLTGDTLCSDSNPVILESLHISDPVISIAIEPKSNADQERLGLSLSKLAMEDPSFKVKTDEETRQTVISGMGELHLEIIVDRLKREFKVDANVGRPQVAYRETITDTSQTEGKYIRQTGGRGQYGHVKIRVEPLERGEGFQFHDQIKGGVIPKEFIPAVEKGIVEAMDTGVVSGYPVVDVAVTLYDGSFHDVDSSEIAFKIAGSMAFKEAIHKSSPVVLEPVMKLEVVVPEAHMGTVIGDLSSRRGRVSSTEMRGAMQAVKAEVPLGEMFGYATHLRSMTEGRGLFTMEFSHYFALPANIAEELKQAANVS from the coding sequence GTGTCAGAACAGATATTCCCCATAGACAGGGTGAGAAACATCGGAATTGTTGCTCACATAGACGCTGGCAAGACCACCACTACTGAAAGAATACTTTTCTATACTGGCATAACCTACAAAATCGGCGAGGTGCACGAAGGCGCGGCGACCATGGACTGGATGGAGCAGGAGCGCGAAAGGGGCATCACCATTACTTCCGCTACCACTACGTGTTTCTGGAAGGACTGCAGGATAAACATCATAGATACTCCCGGCCACGTTGATTTCACCATAGAGGTTGAAAGATCGCTCAAAGTGCTTGACGGGGCAGTGGTTGTGTTTGACTGCGTCGGAGGAGTCGAACCTCAGACCGAGACGGTTTGGGGACAGGCCGACCGGTATTCAGTTCCAAGAATGTGTTTTGTGAACAAGATGGACAGGGTCGGGGCGGATTTCTACAAGGTCGTGGACCAGATAGTTGAAAGGCTTAACGCCAATCCCGTGTGTCTTCAGATTCCCTGGTTTGACGGCGACGACTTCACCGGAATAGTTGACCTGATAAGGATGAAAATGGCGGTCTGGGACGGGGAAAGCCTTGGGGCCAAGTTTGAATTCATAGATATTCCCGAGGACACCAAGGAGCAGGCGGCCGAGTACAGGGAGAAACTTATAGAAGCCCTCTCGGATAACGACGAGGAGATAATGGAGCTTTATCTCGACGGGGAGGATGTCCCCGAAGAGATGATCCGGAAATCCATAAGACGACAGACAATCGACGCGACCATAGTCCCGGTTATGCTGGGATCGGCTTTTAAGAACAAGGGAGTGCAACTCCTGCTTGACGCCGTTGTGGAATACATGCCTGCTCCCGTGGATCTGCCACCGGTAAAAGGCATTCATCCCAAAACCGATGAGGAAGTCGAAAGAAACCCCGACAAAGAAGAGCCCTTCTCCGCGCTTGCGTTTAAGATCATGTCGGACCCGTTCGTCGGCCAGCTTACCTACCTCCGGGTTTATTCAGGCAAACTGAAATCAGGCACCATCGTCTACAATTCGTCCAATCTTAAGAATGAGAAAATCGGAAGACTTCTTCGCATGCACGCGGAAAAACGCGAGGATATAAAAGAGGTTGAGGCCGGCGGTATAGCGGCTGCGGTTGGGCTTAAGAACACTCTTACGGGCGATACCCTGTGCTCGGATTCAAATCCCGTCATACTTGAGAGTCTTCATATCTCGGACCCGGTAATTTCGATTGCAATAGAACCTAAGTCAAACGCCGACCAGGAGAGACTCGGTCTCTCGCTTAGCAAGCTTGCAATGGAGGATCCTTCCTTCAAGGTGAAAACCGATGAGGAGACCCGTCAGACGGTAATTTCCGGCATGGGGGAGCTTCACCTTGAGATAATCGTCGACAGGCTTAAAAGGGAATTCAAGGTAGATGCGAACGTAGGGAGGCCTCAGGTTGCTTACAGAGAGACGATAACCGACACTTCTCAAACCGAAGGGAAGTACATAAGACAGACCGGTGGGCGTGGTCAGTACGGCCACGTGAAGATAAGGGTGGAGCCTCTTGAGAGGGGTGAAGGATTTCAGTTCCACGATCAGATAAAGGGAGGGGTGATTCCCAAGGAGTTTATTCCCGCGGTGGAGAAAGGAATAGTCGAGGCCATGGATACTGGAGTTGTCTCCGGGTATCCGGTTGTCGACGTGGCGGTCACTCTTTACGACGGTTCTTTTCACGATGTCGATTCCTCGGAGATCGCTTTTAAGATCGCCGGTTCCATGGCATTTAAGGAGGCGATTCATAAATCTTCTCCGGTTGTGCTTGAGCCCGTAATGAAGCTTGAGGTGGTTGTTCCCGAAGCTCACATGGGAACTGTCATAGGTGATCTGAGTTCAAGGCGCGGAAGAGTAAGCAGTACGGAAATGAGAGGTGCTATGCAGGCGGTAAAGGCGGAAGTTCCGCTTGGCGAAATGTTCGGTTACGCGACCCACTTGAGGTCAATGACCGAAGGCAGGGGATTGTTCACTATGGAATTTTCCCATTATTTCGCCCTGCCCGCCAACATAGCCGAAGAGTTAAAACAGGCAGCCAATGTCAGCTGA
- the tuf gene encoding elongation factor Tu, with product MSKAKFERGKPHLNIGTIGHVDHGKTTLTAAITSILSKRGQAEYVEFDNIDKAPEERERGITINIAHVEYETDIRHYAHVDCPGHADYVKNMITGAAQMDGAVLVVSAPDGPMPQTREHILLARQVGVPYIVVALNKVDMLDDEELLELVELEIRELLSEYGFPGDDIPVVKVSALKAIEGDEGAAEQVVELMNQIDSYVPEPERDMDKPFLMAIEDVFTISGRGTVVTGRVERGRIVAGNEIEIVGFKDTTKTVATSLEMFRKILDDAQAGDNVGVLLRGTGKDEVERGQVLSAPGSIKPHRKFKAEVYVLKKEEGGRHTPFFPGYRPQFYLRTTDVTGAVILPEGVEMVMPGDNVGMEVELIAPVAMEEQLRFAIREGGRTVGAGVVTEIIE from the coding sequence ATGTCTAAGGCGAAGTTTGAGAGGGGGAAGCCGCATTTAAACATAGGTACGATAGGCCATGTGGATCATGGCAAGACTACTTTAACGGCGGCGATAACGAGCATACTGTCAAAGCGAGGGCAGGCGGAGTACGTGGAGTTTGACAACATAGACAAGGCGCCAGAGGAGAGGGAGAGGGGGATAACGATAAACATAGCGCACGTTGAGTATGAAACGGACATCAGGCACTACGCGCACGTGGACTGTCCCGGTCACGCTGACTACGTGAAGAACATGATAACGGGGGCTGCGCAGATGGACGGTGCTGTGTTGGTGGTGAGCGCGCCTGACGGGCCTATGCCTCAGACAAGGGAGCACATACTGTTAGCAAGGCAGGTAGGGGTGCCGTACATAGTGGTGGCGCTTAACAAGGTAGACATGCTTGATGACGAGGAGTTGCTTGAGCTTGTGGAGCTTGAGATAAGGGAGCTTCTAAGCGAGTACGGGTTTCCAGGGGATGACATACCAGTGGTTAAGGTAAGCGCGCTTAAGGCGATAGAGGGAGATGAGGGGGCGGCAGAGCAGGTAGTGGAGTTAATGAATCAGATAGACAGTTATGTTCCGGAGCCCGAGAGGGACATGGACAAGCCGTTTTTGATGGCGATAGAGGATGTGTTCACGATATCGGGGAGGGGCACGGTGGTAACTGGGAGAGTGGAGAGGGGTAGGATAGTAGCTGGGAACGAGATAGAGATAGTGGGGTTTAAAGATACGACGAAGACTGTGGCTACGAGTTTGGAGATGTTCCGCAAGATACTTGACGATGCGCAGGCTGGGGACAACGTGGGAGTGTTGCTGAGGGGTACGGGGAAGGATGAAGTGGAGAGGGGGCAGGTGTTGAGTGCTCCTGGGAGCATAAAGCCACACAGGAAGTTCAAGGCTGAGGTGTACGTATTGAAGAAGGAGGAGGGGGGAAGGCACACGCCGTTTTTCCCTGGGTACAGGCCTCAGTTTTATTTAAGGACAACGGACGTGACAGGGGCGGTGATATTGCCTGAGGGGGTGGAGATGGTGATGCCAGGGGACAATGTGGGCATGGAAGTGGAGTTGATAGCACCGGTGGCGATGGAGGAGCAGTTACGTTTTGCGATAAGAGAGGGTGGAAGAACAGTAGGGGCAGGCGTAGTAACGGAAATCATTGAGTGA
- the rpsJ gene encoding 30S ribosomal protein S10, giving the protein MSKASKIRIKLKSFDYRLLDNSTEEIVDTAKRTGARIAGPVPLPTSINRYCVLRGPHVNKNSREHFEIRTHKRLVDILEPTQQTIDELMKLNLASGVEVEIKLTGS; this is encoded by the coding sequence ATGAGTAAGGCTTCGAAGATAAGAATAAAGCTTAAGTCTTTTGACTACAGGCTTCTTGATAATTCAACGGAAGAAATTGTCGATACCGCCAAGAGAACGGGTGCGAGAATAGCCGGCCCGGTTCCGCTTCCTACCAGTATAAACAGGTACTGCGTGCTGCGCGGTCCTCACGTGAACAAGAATTCAAGAGAGCATTTCGAAATAAGAACGCACAAAAGACTTGTAGACATACTTGAGCCTACACAGCAGACAATAGATGAACTTATGAAACTAAACCTTGCTTCGGGTGTGGAAGTGGAGATAAAACTAACGGGTTCGTAA
- a CDS encoding 50S ribosomal protein L3 — translation MIQGIIGTKKGMTEFFNDDMVKVITTVVEAGPCFVVSKKTKDSDGYDAVQLGFGEVKPQRLTRPMKGHFTKAGVNPTAKLKEFSATVDDYEVGDLVKVDIFKVGDVLDVTAKSKGKGFAGTIKRYNFSRQPMSHGGMAHRRPGSIGQASSPAKVWKGLKMPGRMGGKNVTVQGVRVVDIDVERNLLFVKGSVPGPVGGTLFLRHTSKGAKDAPS, via the coding sequence ATGATTCAGGGAATTATAGGAACAAAAAAGGGAATGACCGAGTTTTTCAACGATGACATGGTCAAGGTCATTACTACGGTAGTTGAAGCGGGTCCGTGCTTCGTGGTTTCGAAAAAAACCAAGGACTCAGACGGCTACGACGCTGTTCAGCTCGGTTTTGGGGAAGTAAAACCCCAGCGGCTCACGCGTCCCATGAAGGGACATTTCACAAAAGCCGGAGTGAACCCTACTGCGAAGCTTAAAGAGTTTTCCGCCACGGTTGATGATTACGAGGTGGGGGACTTGGTAAAAGTTGACATTTTCAAGGTTGGAGATGTTCTAGACGTCACGGCTAAAAGCAAGGGAAAGGGATTCGCCGGGACCATAAAACGTTACAATTTCTCAAGGCAGCCAATGTCCCACGGCGGCATGGCCCACAGGAGACCCGGCTCCATAGGACAGGCATCATCTCCGGCCAAGGTGTGGAAAGGGTTGAAAATGCCGGGGCGAATGGGTGGAAAGAATGTAACAGTTCAGGGCGTCAGGGTGGTTGACATAGATGTTGAGAGAAATCTTCTTTTCGTAAAGGGGTCGGTTCCGGGCCCGGTGGGAGGAACGCTTTTTCTCCGGCACACGTCAAAGGGGGCGAAAGATGCTCCAAGTTGA
- the rplD gene encoding 50S ribosomal protein L4, with translation MLQVDVYDIARKKVGTIELRSEIFEAPVKKHLLHEVVNWQLAKKRAGTSSTKTRAEVRGGGAKPWKQKHTGRARAGSRRSPIWRKGGVVFGPKPKDWSYSIPKKVRKGALVSALSSRFGEGAIVVLDSFELPEIKTRQVAKFMKDFEFSQALVIVSSDNENLHKSARNIPDVKVLRDDGLNVYDLLRHKNIVMVRDSVEKIQERLS, from the coding sequence ATGCTCCAAGTTGACGTATATGACATCGCCAGGAAAAAGGTGGGGACAATAGAACTTCGCTCCGAAATATTTGAAGCTCCAGTGAAAAAGCACTTGCTCCATGAAGTAGTCAATTGGCAGCTTGCCAAAAAAAGGGCCGGAACCTCGTCCACCAAGACAAGAGCTGAAGTCCGAGGCGGCGGAGCAAAGCCATGGAAGCAGAAACACACAGGACGCGCAAGGGCGGGATCCAGGCGTTCCCCGATCTGGCGCAAGGGTGGAGTAGTTTTTGGACCGAAACCGAAAGACTGGTCTTACTCGATTCCGAAAAAGGTGAGAAAAGGGGCACTTGTTTCCGCTCTCTCAAGCCGTTTCGGCGAAGGTGCCATAGTTGTGCTCGACAGTTTTGAGCTTCCGGAGATAAAGACTAGGCAGGTGGCGAAATTCATGAAGGATTTTGAATTTTCCCAAGCTCTTGTGATTGTCAGTTCGGATAACGAGAATCTCCACAAGTCGGCAAGGAACATACCTGACGTAAAGGTGCTCAGGGATGACGGGCTTAATGTATACGACCTTCTCAGGCACAAGAACATAGTCATGGTGCGGGATTCGGTTGAAAAAATCCAGGAGAGACTATCATGA
- a CDS encoding 50S ribosomal protein L23: MKDPRSVIKLPVITEKSTEAREDGWYVFSVDRRCNKKEIQDSVEKIFGVKVDKVRTLVLPGKRVKRFGRVVGKRSAVKKAYVKLREGEINLFEGV; encoded by the coding sequence ATGAAAGATCCCCGTTCGGTCATAAAACTTCCTGTGATTACCGAGAAAAGCACAGAAGCCAGGGAAGACGGCTGGTATGTTTTTTCCGTAGACAGAAGATGCAACAAAAAGGAGATACAGGATTCCGTCGAGAAGATTTTCGGCGTCAAGGTGGACAAGGTGAGAACCCTTGTGCTTCCTGGAAAAAGGGTGAAAAGATTCGGCAGGGTCGTAGGAAAGAGGTCAGCGGTTAAAAAGGCTTACGTTAAGCTCAGAGAGGGAGAAATCAACCTGTTTGAGGGAGTTTGA
- the rplB gene encoding 50S ribosomal protein L2: MGVKKYNPTSPGRRFMSGFDFEEVTSKKPHKSLTVSLKKNSGRNSNGRITSFRKGGGHKKRYRIIDFKRDKHGIPARVVSLEYDPYRSARIALLSYADGEKRYIIAPAGLKVGDELNSGPGVEVSNGNALPIENIPVGTVIHNIEMRPGGGGKLVRSAGSAAQIVAKDGNYAQIKLASGEIRLIHLRCMATVGRIGNAENELIVWGKAGRSRHKGIRPTVRGVAMNPVDHPHGGGEGKATKGNPHPVSPWGWITIGKKTRNNKRMDKYIVKPRRVGYGMD; encoded by the coding sequence ATGGGAGTAAAAAAATACAATCCCACATCTCCGGGAAGAAGGTTCATGTCCGGGTTTGATTTTGAGGAGGTAACCTCAAAAAAGCCCCACAAATCCCTTACGGTTTCTCTTAAAAAGAACTCAGGACGCAACTCGAATGGAAGGATTACCAGCTTCAGGAAAGGCGGCGGTCACAAGAAACGCTACAGAATAATAGACTTCAAAAGAGACAAACACGGCATACCCGCCAGAGTTGTCTCGCTGGAGTATGATCCGTATCGCTCGGCTAGAATTGCTCTTCTGTCCTATGCTGACGGTGAAAAAAGATATATCATAGCCCCTGCCGGCCTTAAAGTGGGTGATGAACTAAATTCCGGACCCGGGGTGGAAGTTTCAAACGGAAATGCTCTTCCCATAGAGAATATTCCCGTGGGTACGGTTATTCACAACATAGAAATGAGGCCCGGAGGCGGAGGAAAGCTGGTTCGTTCCGCAGGTTCGGCAGCGCAGATTGTCGCAAAAGACGGTAACTATGCCCAGATAAAACTCGCTTCTGGGGAAATAAGGCTGATTCATCTTCGGTGCATGGCTACCGTGGGAAGGATCGGAAACGCCGAGAACGAGCTTATAGTCTGGGGGAAGGCGGGGAGGTCCCGTCACAAGGGCATAAGACCCACGGTTCGCGGGGTGGCGATGAATCCAGTTGATCATCCCCATGGCGGAGGAGAAGGCAAGGCGACCAAGGGAAACCCTCATCCTGTTTCTCCTTGGGGATGGATTACGATAGGAAAGAAGACGAGAAACAACAAGAGAATGGACAAATATATAGTTAAGCCGAGAAGGGTTGGCTACGGAATGGATTAA
- the rpsS gene encoding 30S ribosomal protein S19, with protein sequence MARSSKKGLYVHEKLMKKVEQAQSSGSQRIIRTWSRASMIIPEMIGMTFAVHNGTRFIPVFVSEQMVGHKLGEFSPTRTYHGHAGDRKARKR encoded by the coding sequence ATGGCAAGATCAAGCAAAAAGGGACTGTATGTGCACGAAAAGCTTATGAAGAAAGTTGAGCAGGCACAGAGTTCCGGGAGTCAGAGAATCATCAGGACCTGGTCAAGAGCTTCGATGATAATACCCGAGATGATAGGAATGACTTTCGCGGTTCACAACGGAACGAGGTTTATTCCCGTGTTCGTGTCTGAACAGATGGTAGGACATAAACTGGGCGAGTTTTCTCCCACGAGGACTTACCATGGTCATGCGGGTGATAGAAAAGCTAGAAAAAGATAG
- a CDS encoding 50S ribosomal protein L22: MVSKAVHKYARVSPKKARVVLDLIRGKSVEEASSILLSARRRVSPLLSKLLKSAVANASEKGYSDIDSLYIKEVYATQGPTLKRFRARAMGRAFARKTRMSHITIVLEQRGF, encoded by the coding sequence ATGGTTTCTAAAGCAGTACATAAATATGCCAGAGTGTCGCCGAAGAAGGCTAGGGTGGTTCTTGACCTCATAAGGGGAAAAAGCGTGGAGGAAGCTTCCTCGATTCTGCTTTCCGCTCGCAGGAGGGTCTCGCCGCTACTCTCTAAGCTGCTTAAATCGGCTGTGGCCAACGCCTCTGAGAAAGGATACAGCGACATCGACTCCCTTTACATAAAGGAAGTCTACGCAACCCAGGGTCCGACACTTAAGCGTTTTAGGGCCAGGGCGATGGGAAGGGCTTTTGCCCGTAAAACCAGGATGAGTCATATAACGATAGTACTTGAACAGAGGGGATTCTGA